A genomic stretch from Camelus dromedarius isolate mCamDro1 chromosome 10, mCamDro1.pat, whole genome shotgun sequence includes:
- the TBC1D13 gene encoding TBC1 domain family member 13 isoform X1: protein MSSLHKSRIADFQDVLKEPTIALEKLRELSFSGIPCEGGLRCLCWKILLNYLPLERASWSSILAKQRELYSQFLREMIIQPGIAKANMGVSREDVTFEDHPLNPNPDSRWNTYFRDNEVLLQIDKDVRRLCPDISFFQRATEYPCLLILDPQNEFETLRKRVEQTTLKSQTVARNRSGVTNMSSPHKNSAPSSLNEYEVLPNGCEAHWEVVERILFIYAKLNPGIAYVQGMNEIVGPLYYTFATDPNSEWKEHAEADTFFCFTNLMAEIRDNFIKSLDDSQCGITYKMEKVYSTLKDKDMELYMKLQEQNIKPQFFAFRWLTLLLSQEFLLPDVIRIWDSLFADDNRFEFLLVVCCAMLILIREQLLEGDFTVNMRLLQDYPITDVCQILQKAKELQDSQ from the exons ATGTCGAGTCTGCATAAGAGCCG GATTGCAGATTTCCAGGATGTCCTGAAGGAGCCCACTATTGCCTTGGAAAAGCTTCGGGAACTCAGTTTTAGTG GCATCCCCTGTGAGGGCGGACTGCGGTGCCTCTGCTGGAAG ATTCTCTTGAACTACCTCCCCTTGGAGAGAGCCTCCTGGAGCTCCATCCTGGCTAAGCAGAG ggagCTGTATTCTCAGTTCCTGAGGGAAATGATCATCCAGCCTGGCATTGCCAAGGCCAACATGGGTGTGTCCAGGGAAGATGTGACCTTTGAGGACCAT CCACTCAACCCCAACCCTGACAGCCGCTGGAACACATACTTCAGGGACAACGAGGTGCTGCTGCAGATCGACAAAGATGTCCG GAGATTGTGCCCAGACATATCCTTCTTCCAGAGGGCCACTGAGTACCCCTGCCTCCTCATCCTGGATCCCCAGAATGAGTTTGAGACCCTTCGTAAGCGGGTGGAACAGACGACACTGAAATCCCAGACGGTGGCCCGGAACCGGAGTGGGGTCACAAAT ATGAGCTCCCCACACAAGAACTCGGCACCATCATCCCTGAACGAGTACGAGGTGCTGCCCAACGGCTGTGAGGCCCACTGGGAAGTGGTGGAGCGGATTCTGTTCATCTACGCCAAGCTGAACCCTGGCATCGCTTACGTGCAGGGCATGAATGAGATCGTGGGGCCCCTCTACTATACCTTTGCCACTGACCCCAACAGCGAGTGGAAAG AGCACGCGGAGGCAGACACCTTCTTCTGCTTCACCAACCTCATGGCCGAGATCCGGGACAACTTCATCAAGAGCCTTGACGACTCACAATGTGGCATCACCTACAAGATGGAAAAGGTGTACTCCACCCTGAAGGATAAGGACATGGAACTCTACATGAAACTG CAAGAGCAGAACATCAAGCCCCAGTTCTTTGCCTTCCGCTGGCTGACACTGCTGCTCTCCCAGGAGTTCTTGCTGCCAGATGTCATCCGAATCTGGGATTCCCTCTTCGCCGATGACAACCGCTTTGAGTTCCTCCTCGTCGTCTGCTGCGCTATGCTCAT ACTGATCCGGGAGCAGTTGCTGGAAGGGGACTTCACCGTAAACATGCGGCTCCTGCAG GATTACCCCATCACAGACGTCTGCCAGATCCTACAGAAAGCCAAGGAACTCCAAGACTCACAGTAG
- the TBC1D13 gene encoding TBC1 domain family member 13 isoform X2: MSSLHKSRIADFQDVLKEPTIALEKLRELSFSGIPCEGGLRCLCWKILLNYLPLERASWSSILAKQRELYSQFLREMIIQPGIAKANMGVSREDVTFEDHPLNPNPDSRWNTYFRDNEVLLQIDKDVRRLCPDISFFQRATEYPCLLILDPQNEFETLRKRVEQTTLKSQTVARNRSGVTNMSSPHKNSAPSSLNEYEVLPNGCEAHWEVVERILFIYAKLNPGIAYVQGMNEIVGPLYYTFATDPNSEWKEHAEADTFFCFTNLMAEIRDNFIKSLDDSQCGITYKMEKVYSTLKDKDMELYMKLEFLLPDVIRIWDSLFADDNRFEFLLVVCCAMLILIREQLLEGDFTVNMRLLQDYPITDVCQILQKAKELQDSQ, from the exons ATGTCGAGTCTGCATAAGAGCCG GATTGCAGATTTCCAGGATGTCCTGAAGGAGCCCACTATTGCCTTGGAAAAGCTTCGGGAACTCAGTTTTAGTG GCATCCCCTGTGAGGGCGGACTGCGGTGCCTCTGCTGGAAG ATTCTCTTGAACTACCTCCCCTTGGAGAGAGCCTCCTGGAGCTCCATCCTGGCTAAGCAGAG ggagCTGTATTCTCAGTTCCTGAGGGAAATGATCATCCAGCCTGGCATTGCCAAGGCCAACATGGGTGTGTCCAGGGAAGATGTGACCTTTGAGGACCAT CCACTCAACCCCAACCCTGACAGCCGCTGGAACACATACTTCAGGGACAACGAGGTGCTGCTGCAGATCGACAAAGATGTCCG GAGATTGTGCCCAGACATATCCTTCTTCCAGAGGGCCACTGAGTACCCCTGCCTCCTCATCCTGGATCCCCAGAATGAGTTTGAGACCCTTCGTAAGCGGGTGGAACAGACGACACTGAAATCCCAGACGGTGGCCCGGAACCGGAGTGGGGTCACAAAT ATGAGCTCCCCACACAAGAACTCGGCACCATCATCCCTGAACGAGTACGAGGTGCTGCCCAACGGCTGTGAGGCCCACTGGGAAGTGGTGGAGCGGATTCTGTTCATCTACGCCAAGCTGAACCCTGGCATCGCTTACGTGCAGGGCATGAATGAGATCGTGGGGCCCCTCTACTATACCTTTGCCACTGACCCCAACAGCGAGTGGAAAG AGCACGCGGAGGCAGACACCTTCTTCTGCTTCACCAACCTCATGGCCGAGATCCGGGACAACTTCATCAAGAGCCTTGACGACTCACAATGTGGCATCACCTACAAGATGGAAAAGGTGTACTCCACCCTGAAGGATAAGGACATGGAACTCTACATGAAACTG GAGTTCTTGCTGCCAGATGTCATCCGAATCTGGGATTCCCTCTTCGCCGATGACAACCGCTTTGAGTTCCTCCTCGTCGTCTGCTGCGCTATGCTCAT ACTGATCCGGGAGCAGTTGCTGGAAGGGGACTTCACCGTAAACATGCGGCTCCTGCAG GATTACCCCATCACAGACGTCTGCCAGATCCTACAGAAAGCCAAGGAACTCCAAGACTCACAGTAG
- the TBC1D13 gene encoding TBC1 domain family member 13 isoform X3 yields MIIQPGIAKANMGVSREDVTFEDHPLNPNPDSRWNTYFRDNEVLLQIDKDVRRLCPDISFFQRATEYPCLLILDPQNEFETLRKRVEQTTLKSQTVARNRSGVTNMSSPHKNSAPSSLNEYEVLPNGCEAHWEVVERILFIYAKLNPGIAYVQGMNEIVGPLYYTFATDPNSEWKEHAEADTFFCFTNLMAEIRDNFIKSLDDSQCGITYKMEKVYSTLKDKDMELYMKLQEQNIKPQFFAFRWLTLLLSQEFLLPDVIRIWDSLFADDNRFEFLLVVCCAMLILIREQLLEGDFTVNMRLLQDYPITDVCQILQKAKELQDSQ; encoded by the exons ATGATCATCCAGCCTGGCATTGCCAAGGCCAACATGGGTGTGTCCAGGGAAGATGTGACCTTTGAGGACCAT CCACTCAACCCCAACCCTGACAGCCGCTGGAACACATACTTCAGGGACAACGAGGTGCTGCTGCAGATCGACAAAGATGTCCG GAGATTGTGCCCAGACATATCCTTCTTCCAGAGGGCCACTGAGTACCCCTGCCTCCTCATCCTGGATCCCCAGAATGAGTTTGAGACCCTTCGTAAGCGGGTGGAACAGACGACACTGAAATCCCAGACGGTGGCCCGGAACCGGAGTGGGGTCACAAAT ATGAGCTCCCCACACAAGAACTCGGCACCATCATCCCTGAACGAGTACGAGGTGCTGCCCAACGGCTGTGAGGCCCACTGGGAAGTGGTGGAGCGGATTCTGTTCATCTACGCCAAGCTGAACCCTGGCATCGCTTACGTGCAGGGCATGAATGAGATCGTGGGGCCCCTCTACTATACCTTTGCCACTGACCCCAACAGCGAGTGGAAAG AGCACGCGGAGGCAGACACCTTCTTCTGCTTCACCAACCTCATGGCCGAGATCCGGGACAACTTCATCAAGAGCCTTGACGACTCACAATGTGGCATCACCTACAAGATGGAAAAGGTGTACTCCACCCTGAAGGATAAGGACATGGAACTCTACATGAAACTG CAAGAGCAGAACATCAAGCCCCAGTTCTTTGCCTTCCGCTGGCTGACACTGCTGCTCTCCCAGGAGTTCTTGCTGCCAGATGTCATCCGAATCTGGGATTCCCTCTTCGCCGATGACAACCGCTTTGAGTTCCTCCTCGTCGTCTGCTGCGCTATGCTCAT ACTGATCCGGGAGCAGTTGCTGGAAGGGGACTTCACCGTAAACATGCGGCTCCTGCAG GATTACCCCATCACAGACGTCTGCCAGATCCTACAGAAAGCCAAGGAACTCCAAGACTCACAGTAG